The DNA region CACGTCCGTTAGAAGATGAACCGCCACCTTTGTGGTGGGCAAGCATCGTCAAGTTAGTCAAATTCAATTGCATGATTTTATCCTCCTATATTCGATGGGTTAAGCGATTGTGTCAATGACAACCTTAGTATAAGGTTGGCGATGACCTTGCTTACTGTGTGAATGCTTCTTTGGCTTGTACTTGAAAGTCACAACTTTCTTTTCCTTACCATGCTTTTCAACAGTTCCTGAAACCGTAACACCGTCAACGTAAGGTGCGCCAACTGTTCCGTTAGCAAAAACAACCTTATCGAAGACAACCTTGTCACCTTCAGCAGCGTCCTTCTTTTCGACGTAAATTACGTCAC from Weissella diestrammenae includes:
- the rplU gene encoding 50S ribosomal protein L21 — its product is MASYAIIEDGGKQYKVSAGDVIYVEKKDAAEGDKVVFDKVVFANGTVGAPYVDGVTVSGTVEKHGKEKKVVTFKYKPKKHSHSKQGHRQPYTKVVIDTIA